Genomic segment of Dactylococcopsis salina PCC 8305:
AATCCGATTGCGAAGGTGGTGGAAGACAATCGTCAAACCGTCGCCTTACCTTTCTGGGGAATTGGTGGGTTAGGGTTATTATTTGGGATATCATCACAACAACCCCTTGATTTCATTGCGACCGCGATCGGGTTTTATGCGGCGTATCAAATTCAAAAATGGGGTTGGAACTTAGAAGCGAGACGTTTGGTCATTAAAACTTTCGATGCGATCGAAGCGAGTGTTCAAGCAGAAAGATCAAAAACCGCAACCGATCAATAATTCATTAAGAACAATTAAGGAGAATAGATCGTCGCCGTAATCCCTTGTTCCTCAAGTCTCTGTAATAAAGTCTTAGCGCGAGATTCAGTATCAAACGCTCCCACTTGCAACACTTGACCTACTTGAGGAAATTCTCGCAAGTAAGCATCAGCCACCAGTTGACGAGTTTTTTTATACTCAGTTTGGTTGGGATTTTCCACCACAACACAATAAAAATTGCCGCCACAACTGGGTTTTTCTGAGGGGGGAAGTTCTGTCGCTGGTTCCGCTTCTACTAGATTGTCCTGATCAAGTTCTACAAACTCATCTGCGGCTAAATTCGGACGATTAGGGATTGTCTCCTCAGAAGAAGACTCTGGAGACTCTAATTTCGGTTCTGGGGGTAACGTTTCCACCTCACCAGAAGAAGCGCTGAGACGATTTTCTCCGAGATTGATTAAAGTTAGACTGACCAAAGTTCCCGCGAGGATAAAAATTAACATTCCAGCGATACCGAGAGGAGTGAATAAATAACTCCACACCGAGGTTTGTTTAGTGGGAGTCGATTTCCTTGAGGGAGGAGTGGTGTTTTCTTCTTGCTGACTTAAAGTTCGTAATAACTCTTCTGAAGAAGCTAAATAGCTGTCTGGTTCGTCAAACTTAGTTTCTGGTTCGATTTCCGTTAGAAATGAAGATTCAGAAGGGGAAGAAGTGAGAGAAGGTGAGTCCGATTGCTCTTGAGAGACAACGATTCCTTTACGCTGTTTTTGACTGGACTGAAATCGGTCTAACTCCTCTTCGAGGTTAACATTAAAACTGCTCAAGGCGATTTGCAATTTGGGATGTAAGGTCGCCTTTTCTTGCTTCGGATTGATTTGAGTATGAGAATCCATATTGATCCGCGATTTTTACTGCAATAACTGAGCAGTTACTATTTTACGGGAATTATAACGGTTTACCTTGTCTTTTATCGCTTCTAACTTCGTAATACCAATTAAAAAGTAGATGTTACATCTTGTAGGGTTTGCCTTGCAAACCCTACTACACCTCAAATTTTGTATTAATAATGAGTAATACCAATTTAGAAAGTAGATGTTACATCTTGTAGGGTGGGCAAGGCAAACCCTACTACACTCAAATTTTGTATTAATAATGAGTCCTTAATTATTGTTATTTCAGAAGGGATGTTTCTTAGTAAAGCGAAAATTATTTCTCTCGGTTTTAATCTCTTAGAATTAGCTTTATTTTTGGATTTTACGGAGAAAGCAGTAATTTTACTTATTTTTTCCTCGATTTCCTTGAGCATCCCGATCTGGAGCAATTATTTATATTTATAAAGCAAATATAAAGAAAAAATAAACTTTTATTTTTCGGTGGGGATCACTAAATGAAGATACCGTGAGCTTTTGAGGGGATCAAGATAAATTAAGAGAGAATAGATAATAAGACTATAGGATTTAAGATCAAAACTATATCGCATTGAGGAAAAAGCTATGAGAACTCCCAATAATTTACCCTCGGTTTGCAGACATTGTCGTCACTACTCCCCCCAAGGGCGCAGAGGAGGGATGTGTCAGAAACTCAGTGCGCCAGTAAGAGGAGATTGGCAAGCCTGTTCTTTGGCTGATTCACCATTCCTTCCCACCTGGGAAACTTGGGAGGCGATTACTTTATGGGAAACGCCAAATTTCCAAGCGGTGAAGGTGACTCAGAAAACCAATTCTCCATCGGAAGCGGTAGAGGTTTCTTTTGATTTGGAAGAGAAATCAGAGTCAAAAGCGGTTGTTAATGCTTAGTTTAAGAACATCAAGTTACGTCTTTTTTTAAGAACCTTTTTTAATCAACGAGAGGACTCACTGAGCATTATTTCTTCCGAAAAAATACACAATCATTAGAAGTTTTTTTCAGTGAGTTATAGAGCATTTTTGTCAGTCTAAAATCATCTTTAAAACTGTGTTGGGTTACGTTACCTTCACCCAACCTACAACCTACTGATTTGGTGTTGGGTTGCGTTACCTTTGGAGAGTCAGTCAGTTTTGCGGCGTTATTGGAAGCTCGATCGCGCGTTATCGATTGCTGGAGAATTTAACGGCGGAGTTAGCCGCTGGTTCTCAGGTTGGGGAGAGTATGTTAAACCTAAAAGTACAGTCTGCAAATCCGATCGATGTGGGTTTGGCGGTTAATAACTATCAGTCTCGGACGATCGGAGTCTGGCAGCAAAAACTACAGTTGCAGCATCATAAGTAATTTTTTCAGTTGGCAGTTAGATGGGCAATGGTTACATTCCTTTGGTGAGGATCATCTGCTAGTCACTCGTCTTCGCGGACAACTGACCGATCGCCTCTTAACCATTTTTCTAGGGAGCAAAATATTGAGCAACGGTCATCCGCAGGCTCCCGAACTTGGTTCGGGAGTACGGATGACGAAATTGCGCCCTTTCAGGTATGCTGATAATAATGATAATCCCACGGGATGGTCTGTCTTTTTATCAATTTAGCCCCATCAAACCCCTATAACCTCGTGGCATTTGCTCAAGTCTTCTCAAGTCTTTGCACGTTTACTTAAACCAATTTTTCGAGGGAAATTATAAACTTTGTAAAGAAAGGTTGACAGATAACCGAATTAATGCAGGGGAGAAGCAACCTCAAATTTGATCTAGGTGTGGCGATTGTGCAACCTAATCATATCGGATTAACGAGAAAAAGTAAACTCGATTAGTTTTTTAATCAGATTCGGGTTGCAATAATTCTGGCATCTCTTCCCCTTCTTTGGGCTGCAAGAGTTCAGGAGGATCATCCTGTTGTTCGAGTTGACGCTGACGTTCCTGTATCGAGGCGACTTTTCCCACTCGATCGAGCGATCGTCGCACTGGTGACAGAACCACCTGGATTAACTTGAATACTAACGATCGGGCGTACTTCTACCTCGAAATTGATTTCTGGTTTACTACCACATCCCAAGAGCACAACTTATCTCGATTTACATTACCAGTTACAGCTTTTGGAGTTATTAAAAACTCTCAATCATAGACAGTTAACGATTGTGACGGTGTTACATGAAATAAATTTATCCGATCGCTGTTAGCGAAGAAAACGATTGTTGATCTCGATCGTCATCGTTGAATCAGAAGCGATCGAACAACAAGTAATTCGTTGGTTGCTTGCGATTTCCTCTTCTCCTTTTAGGAGTCGAAATAAACATTAAGTTAGATTAAGCTGACCACAAAAAATCACTAACCGCAGGCAAAACTCTAAAAATATGGTACGCAATCAGATTTGAAGTTGAATTAAACATCATCTCCCCACCCCACAATGGAGATGGGGGACAAAAATGTAGGTTCGGTGAAGGTAACGTAACCCAACACCATCCCAGTCGGTTGGGTGAAGGTGACGTAACCCAACACCATCAAGGGGGGAATAATACCAGGTTTAGGTAATTCCTTATAATTGGTGTTGGGTTTCGCTTCGCTACACCCAACCTACGGTTTATCATTGATTGAGCAAAACTCTAAAAATATGGTATGCAATCAGATTTGAAGTTGAATTAAACATCATCCCCAACCGCCACCCCCAGAGAAGTCATTAAAAGCAAAAATTTTTTTTCAAGGGTTGCGCTCGATCGAGTTTCCTGATAGAGTATTTCTAGATAATGGGAAGTGTTGCCAATTTTAGAAAACGTCTCTGAAAGCAAGGAAACTCGTTCCTCATATCCCCCCTCCCCGTATTGACAAGCCTCGATCGAGCATAAGAATTGAACGAAATACTGAAAACTTACCATAAGAAAAAGTAGTGGGTGAAATCAAGAAAATATGGTATGCAAACGGATTCTCACGTTGAATCAAACATCATTCCCATTCCACAATTCGGAATTAACAGAAAAGATTAATTCCGATCATGGGCTTGAATGCGAAACGCTTGAGGCGGATAAAGCGCAACCACATGAGGCACAGGACGCGGTACAAACCTCATTAACGATTCTCCTTGATAAACCAAAGCCGTGCTGGCGCCAGAATCTAACATCACTGCTTCTCGTAAACCAACTTCCTGTAAAACTTCTCCTAAAGTCACCGCATCCAGCCGTGTTTGAGAAACTCCGATAACGGGTTGTCCAGCTTGGTTAATTCCCCAAAAGGCACGAAAACGCATGGCATCAAAGCCATATAAATCCGTAAAGGTACGATAAGGTTGGGGTTGATTGTCTTTCACTAACCAAGCGGCTGCCACAAACGCATCACTAACCCCTGATAGTATTTCTCTTAACTCGGTGAGGGTATCATGTTTTTCAGGGTTGAAAGGAACGAACTTAACTTGATCATAAGCAATTAAAACCAGAGGACGATCGACCAGAGATTTATTTTCCCCCTTATTCCCAGCAGAAAATTCTGAATTGTGATGACTGAGACTTGGACCAATTAAGACATTAGAATCTAGATATTTTAAGGAGAAAAATGCGCCATCTACTGCTGCTTGGGCTTGCGTTCCCTCAATAATTTCTTCCACTTGATAACGACTGTCGGCGTGAATTGTTTTTGGTCGTCCTCCTGTAATTATTGTTACTTCATGTCTTCCCACCTCATGGGTGCTTTTGCGGATGGGAGTGTTAAAGTTATAGCTGCCGTCTTGACGCGGTAGGGGATGACCGCCCCATGCTTGCAATAATACAGTTTCTAAGCGAGACTGTCCAAAACGAGCAATACTGAGTAGGTTTTCTGATTCTCCCGCGAAG
This window contains:
- a CDS encoding energy transducer TonB family protein; translated protein: MLLGCGSKPEINFEVEVRPIVSIQVNPGGSVTSATIARSSGKSRLDTGTSASTRTTG
- a CDS encoding polysaccharide deacetylase family protein; translation: MLRKSRTKVGRVTRPQPMLNLSLFLLGVSFFGTVSYIIIKNNTSQESLSIPARSGLNAISERTNVISESLPPEIPKSPWPEINEHARQAKVPIVMYHDILPEKEVFFDVTPEELNHHFRKIALAGATPISFDRLLNHLQTGTPLPEKPILLTFDDGYGGHYKYVYPLLKKYNYPATFSIYTNKMEITTGRTSVTWEQLQEMANDPLVTIASHSISHPNDLRELSDQDLKKEIFDSKAILEKRLGIAIKYFTYPVGKHDQRVREQVKKAGYKAALEMKNNNTDFAGESENLLSIARFGQSRLETVLLQAWGGHPLPRQDGSYNFNTPIRKSTHEVGRHEVTIITGGRPKTIHADSRYQVEEIIEGTQAQAAVDGAFFSLKYLDSNVLIGPSLSHHNSEFSAGNKGENKSLVDRPLVLIAYDQVKFVPFNPEKHDTLTELREILSGVSDAFVAAAWLVKDNQPQPYRTFTDLYGFDAMRFRAFWGINQAGQPVIGVSQTRLDAVTLGEVLQEVGLREAVMLDSGASTALVYQGESLMRFVPRPVPHVVALYPPQAFRIQAHDRN
- a CDS encoding SPOR domain-containing protein, with the protein product MDSHTQINPKQEKATLHPKLQIALSSFNVNLEEELDRFQSSQKQRKGIVVSQEQSDSPSLTSSPSESSFLTEIEPETKFDEPDSYLASSEELLRTLSQQEENTTPPSRKSTPTKQTSVWSYLFTPLGIAGMLIFILAGTLVSLTLINLGENRLSASSGEVETLPPEPKLESPESSSEETIPNRPNLAADEFVELDQDNLVEAEPATELPPSEKPSCGGNFYCVVVENPNQTEYKKTRQLVADAYLREFPQVGQVLQVGAFDTESRAKTLLQRLEEQGITATIYSP